Part of the Solwaraspora sp. WMMA2065 genome is shown below.
GATCACCACGAGATGAAGCAGGAAGAACGCGTATGACACCTCGCCCAGGTGGACCGCGACCCGGTGGCGCCACCAGGACCGCCGGCCGTGCAGGTCGGCCAGTGCCGCCGCCGGGACCAGCAGACCGATCGTCACGATCGTCGCTGCGGTGTCGCGGGCCTGCGCCGGCAGCCACTCGACGGCGAGATAGTTCACCACCCACAGAGCGGTGGCCACCCGCAGTCCCGGACCCCGCCAGGCGCCCCGCCGCACCAGCAGCGCCAGCACGATGCCGAGCAGGAACTCCAACATCCGTACCGGCGGGAAGATGTAGACGAACCAGCGGCGGTGTTCCGCCGCGATCAGCAGGTCGGCCACCACCGGCATCAGCCAGACGGCGGCCGGCAGGGCGACGGCGGCGACCCGCAGCGCCGTCGTGCCGAGCCGGCGCAGTCCCGCGTACAACAGGGGGAACGCCAGGTAGAACGCCATTTCGCAGGACAGCGACCAGGTGACCGGGTTGATCCCCAGGTAGTACACGTCCGACGGATGCCAGGCCTGGACCAGCGGTGCTGAGAAGGCCAGCAGCCGCGGCCAGATGTCCGGCAGTCGTGCTGTCAGCATCAGGCCGACGACGGCCGGCACCAGGGCGACCAGATGCGCCGGGTAGACCCGCGCCAGGCGTCCCCACCAGAACCGACCCGGCCGGTAGCCGGGGCGGACCGACCAGGTGAGGACGAAACCGGACAGCACAAAGAAGAACGAAACGCCCAGGTCACCGCCGTTGAACAGGATGCCGGCGACCCGGTCGGCCGGCGGGTCAGCCAACGGGATGAACGAGTAGGCGTGCACGCCGAAGACCAGTAGCGCAGCGGCGAACCGCAGCCCGGTCAGCGACGGCAGCCGGCCCGGCGAGGGAGGGGTGGCAGGCACCGGGTCAACATATCCACCGACTTCGCACGTCAAACCGGCGATATCCGACCGAGCCATACGCCAAACGGACGATTGGTCGGCGGTGCGGCAGCGACCATCAGCCGCGACCGATCGGCCCCACCGTGGCGGGCCCGGCCTGACCAGGCTGACCGCCCCGTCACCTTGGTAAGGTGTCGGCCTGTTCGACGAATCAGCCGGTGAATGACATGTGCGCAGGGGCCATCGTGACGCGACCCGCGGCGCCGGGGACGGGACAAGCCTTGTCGTCATCGTTGCCGGCACTGGTGTTCGTGGCCTTCGGCGTTGTCGCCGCCGTGCTCTACGCGGCGTTCGACACGCCGATGATCGCCGGACCGGCCTTCACCGTCGCCGGGGTCGGTGGCGCGCTCGCCGTGACCCTGGGCCCCCGTTGGCACCGGGCCCAGCCCCGCTGGGCCTGGTGGCTGCTCGCTGTCGCCTGCGTGTGCTTCCTCACCGGGGCGCTGGCCCGGCCGTGGGCGGTCGAGCAGGACGGGCCGTACGCATTGGCCGCCGACGCCGCCACCGTGCCGGGTTACCTGTTCATGCTGCTCGGCCTGGCCGGGCTGCTGCGCACCCGGGGCCGGCTGCCGTCACACGCGGTGATCGACGGTCTGATCGTCTTCATCGGTGCGGCGCTGTGCTCCGTACTGCTGCTGGCGGTGCCGGCGGGCAGCATCACCGACCGGCCGGCCCTGGTCTCCGCCCTCGCCGCGCTGTATCCGATCTTCGACGTGATCCTGATCCTGCTGCTGGTCAGCCTGGCCTTCACCACCGCCGTTCGGCGGCCGAGCTACCTGCTGCTGGTCGCCTCCATGAGTCTGCTGGTGGTCGGCGACGTGCTGTACGCCATCATCGGAGTCTCCGGTCAGCTCACCGGATCCCGGCTGCTGGATCTGCCCTTCATGCTCGGCTTCCTGCTGATCGGCGCCGCCGCCCTGCACCCCTCCGTGGTCGACCTCGGTCAGGCGGCCCGGCTGCCGGTGCAGGCCTGGTCGTGGCAGCGGCTGCTGCTGATCGGCCCGGCGCTGGCCGCGCCGTTCGTGCTCACCGTCTTCGTCTCCGGGCGATCGACGGCCGACCGGCTGGTGCTCGGCGTGGGCGGTGCTGCCATGGTGGTGCTGCTGATGATGCGGGCGGTCTCCGCCGTCCAGGGGTACGCTGCCGCGCAACGCCGCTACGAGCACCGCGCCACCCACGACCCACTGACCGGCCTGCCGAACCGGTTGATGCTCGCCGCCGAGGTGCGCCGGTTGCTCACCGCCGGTCGGCGGCCAGCGGACGCCGGGGTCTGGGTGTTCTTCCTCGACCTCGACGGGTTCAAACTGGTCAACGACTCGTGGGGGCACCACGCGGGTGATCAGCTGATCGCCCAGGTGGCGGCCCGACTGCGGGCGGCGCTGCCGGCTGCGGCGACGGTCGCCCGGGTCGGTGGGGACGAGTTCGTCGTGGTCCAGCTGGGAAGCCGCGCGCAGGCCGTGGCGCTGGCCGACCGGATCATCGACTGTGTGCACGAACCGCTGCGGATCAGGCAGGTCGAGGCGGTGATCACCGCCTCGGTCGGGATCGCCGGGACCCAGCTCGACGACGGTGGCGCGGGCAACGATCCGCCGGTGACCGCCGACGCGTTGCTGCGCGACGCCGACACGGCCATGTACCAGGCGAAGGCCGACGGTCGCGGCCGCTGGGTGATGTTCGACGCGTCGATGCACGAGCGGGTCCGCGAGCGGGTGGAAATCGAGCAGGCCCTGCGGATCGCCCTCGGCGAGGACGATCTGCGGATCGCCTTTCAACCGATCGTCGACCTGGAAAGCGGCAGCCTGATCGGTGCCGAGGCGCTGCTGCGCTGGGAACATCCGGGCCGGGGCAACATCTCACCGGCGGTGTTCATCCCGATCGCCGAGGACACCGGGCTGATCGGCCCGATCGGACGCTGGGTGCTCGACCGGTCGGTGCGGCAGCTGGCGCAGTGGCGGGCGGACGGCACGGTGACGGCGGATTTCTGGATGTCGGTCAACGTGTCGCCCCGCCAGTTGCGTGACCCGGGTCTGATCCGGGCGCTGGACGACGCGCTCGACCGGCACCGGGTGCCGGCCTCCGTCGTCGTCCTGGAGATCACCGAGTCGGTGATGATCGACCCGACCAGCGTCACCGGCCAGGTGCTGGCTGACCTGCGGCAGCGGGGGATCCGGATCGTCGTCGACGACTTCGGCACCGGGTTCTCCGCATTGGGCTATCTGCGCAAGCATCCGGTGACCGGGGTCAAGGTGGACCGGGCGTTCGTCGCCGGCCTCGGCCAGAGCGCCAAGGACGAGGAGATCGTCCGGGCGGTGGTGGCGATGAGCAGCGCCCTGCACCTGACCGTGGTCGCCGAGGGGGTGGAGACCCCGCTGCAGCAGGGCGTGCTGGCCGTCCTCGGCGTGCTGTTCGGACAGGGCAGGCTCTGGGGAGAGCCGGTCGGCCCGGCTGAGTTCGCCCGACGGTGGGCGAGCCGACCCGCCGACCCGGTGGACGGGCCGGCGGTGCCGGCTGCCAGGCAGGTTCAGGGGCGCGGCGGCAACTCGTAGAGCCAGTACGTCTGCTCGTCCAGCCGGGTCGCCCGCGCTCCCTCGGTCAACGTCCCCAGGGTCTGATGGATGGCCCGGCCGAGCCCGATCTGGTCGTTGCGGCGGCAGATGTCCAACGCCGCGACACCGTCGCTGTCCTGCACGCGTTGCCACATGTCGGCGATCACCGATTCGAAGATGCCGCTGCCGCGGTACTGCGGATGGACGGCGAAGAAGCCGATGTACCAGATCCGGCGTTGCGCGTACAGGTCCGGCCAGCGGTGGGCGAAGTAGTCCGGGGAGATCAGCGGCATCGAATCCAGCTCGTTGGTGAAGGTGGCGAGCGCGGTAAGCAGATCGGGGGACCGGTCGTCGCGCCCCAGATACTTCAGCACCCGGGCGTCGCTCAGCACCTGGTCGAACTCGACCCGGTCCATCACGTGCCGTTGGACCGCGGTGACCCGGAGTTCGTCGAACGCGGTGGTGTACAACTGCCAGGTCGGTTCGGACAATTCGGGTGGTATGCTCGTTTCGACCTGAATGCGCATCACTGTCCTCCGGGGCTCGCGGCGGGTAGGCGGGGGTGGACGCGAGCCCTGACACCGAGTATGAGTGACCGCTGAGCCCAAGGTCAGGCTGCGGCCGGCATCCGAAACTTTCCGGCAGCGGCATCGATCCGCCGAACGTCCGGCTGCGTACTGCTGTACGGGCACAACGGTGCGCCGTGCCCGCGAACGCCGAGGAGGGGCAGCCATGCAGCGACCGGCACAGGGGGGCGAACCAGCCGCGATCGAACTCGGCGAGGTGCAGGCTCCGGCACCTGCGCGGGAAACCAGTCCGGTGCGGCGATCCGGTCCTGCCTGGCATGGTCCCACGGCCGGGTATCCACCTGAACCGGCTCACCACCCGCAGCGCCTCGACGACGAGCCGGTGACCGTGTCGCCACGTCTGTTGCCGCCGCCGCCGTGGCTGGCCCGGGAACTGGACCGACCGGAACCGGTCACCCCGGCGGTGCCGTTCTTCGACCCGGAACCCGACATGACCGGGCCGGCCGACGGCCGACCACGCCGACTCGCGATGGTCGTCACCGGGCTGGTGGCGCTGTTCCTGGTCGCCGCGCTGGTCGGGGCCGGCGTCGTCGACGCGCTGCGGACCACATCGGACACCACGGTCGCCGACTCCCCGCCGCCGGCCGACGGTCCCGGTGTGGTCGACCCGGCCGCCGTCGATTCGGAACCCGCCACCGAACGCCTGGTGACCGGCCCGCTCGGCGAACTACAGCAGGCTGAATTCGACCTGGTCAGTGGTACCACGACGGTCAACATCGTCGCCGCCGATCTCGGCGGCGACCTGTACCGGGTCCGGACCCCGATCGACGCCGACGTGCAACCACGGGTGATCGCCGACGGCAACCGGATCAAGCTGCACCTGGTGCCCAACGACCAGTCCGGACCCGGTGTCGTCGACATCGAGCTGCACTCGTCGGTGCGCTGGCAGTTGCGGCTCACCGGCGGCGTCGCGGAACACTCGATCGACCTGACCGGTGCCGAGCTGAGCGGAGTGGACATCGTCGGCGGGGCGGCCCGCATCGAGCTGTCCCTGCCCGCGCCGGACGGCACCCTGCCGGTGCGGATGACCGGCGGCGCCAACCAGTTCCTGATCAACGCCCCGGATGGGCCCCCGGCCCAGGTCCGGTTCGGGTCCGGGGCGGCCAGTGCCACCATCGACACCCGCAGCCACGACGGCATCGCCCCCGGTGCGGTCTTCACCGGCCAGGGCTGGGCGGGCGCGACCGACCGGTACGACATCGACGCCGTCGCCGGACTGTCCGTGCTCACCCTGCAACGGAACTGACCGGCACCGCTCAGACCGACCGGACCGACCCGGTCGGCGGCGGGACCGACCGGCTCACTCGGCCTGCTCGGCCTCGTCCATCGCCCGGTAGATCCGCTGCTCCGACACCGGGTACGGGGTACCCAGCGCCTGGGCGAACACGTTCACCCGCAGCTCCTCGATCATCCAGCGGATCCGCCGGGCGGCTTCGGTGTTGTGCCGGGCCGGCGGCAACCCGTCGAGCATCTGCTGGTACTCCCGGCGTACCGTGTCGATCCTGGCCTGTTGGTCGCGGTCCCGGCGCGGATTCTGCGGCAGCTTCTCCAACCGGCGTTCGATCGCGGTCAGATAGCGCGGCAGGTCCGCCAGCCGGGCGTACCCGGTGGCGGTCACGAACCCCGGGTAGACCAGGGCGGCGAGCTGCTCGCGGACGTCGCTGAGCGCCGCCACCAGCGCGAGATCGGTGGTACGGCCGAGCCGCTGCTGCACCGCGTACGCCGCCGCCAGCACCTGGCGTACCCGGGAAACGATCTCGACCGTGACGTCGACCAGCCCGGCGCGGACCTGCTCGCGCAGCGCGGTGAAGCCGTCGGCGTCCCAGGCCGGACCGCCCGCCTGCGTCATCAGCAGGTCCACCGCCGCCCCGGCGCAGTCGTCCAGCAGCTCGACGACGTTGCGGTACGGGTTGCGGCTCAACGCCAGCTTGTCCTGGTTGGACAACCGGCCGGAGACGAACTTCGCCGGGGACGGCAGGGTGAGCAGCAGCAGCCGCCGGGTGCCGGCCCACATCGACCGGTCCCGCACGGCAGCGCTGTCGAACACCCGGACCGCGACGCTCGCCCCCTCGTCGACCAGACCCGGGTACGCGGTGACCCGGTATCCGACCCGGTCCTGCTCGACGCTGCGCGGCAGCGCGCCGATGCTCCAGTCGCGCAACCCGCGGCGTTCCACGTCCGGCGCGGCGGCCGCCACCACCTTGCGTACCTCAGTGGTCAGCTCGCGGCGCAGCGCGGCCAGGTCCTTCCCCTCGGCCAGCGGCTTGTCGTTCTCGTCGACCACCCGGAAGGTGACCCGTAGATGCTGGGGCACCTTGGTCAGGTCCCAGGCGTCGTGCGGCACCATCACCCCGGTCAGCCGACGCAGCTCCCGACCCAGCGCGTCCAGCAGCGGTTCGGAGCCGGGGGTGATCGCGGCCAGCACCGCGCGGGCGAAGTCCGGCACCGGCACGAAGTTGCGGCGCAGTTGCTTCGGTAGCGACCGGATCAGGGCCACGACCAGCTCCTCGCGCAGCCCGGGCACGTGCCAGCCGAAGCTGTCGTCGGACACCTGGTTGAGCATCGCCAACGGCACGTCGACGGTCACCCCGTCGGTTCCGGTGCCGGGCTCGAACCGGTACGTCAGCGGCAGGGCTATCCCGTCGGAGTGCCACTCGTCGGGGAAGTCCGCCGGGTCGATGCGGCCCTTGCCCTGGTTGACCAGCATGTCCCGGTCGAAGGTGAGCAGGTCGGGCCGGTCCCGGCGGGTCTTCTTCCACCAGGAGTCGAAGTGCCGGCCGGAGACCACCTCGGCGGGCAGCCGCTGGTCGTAGAACTCGAACAGGGTCTCGTCGTCGACCACGATGTCCCGGCGGCGGACCCGTTCCTCCAGCTCGCCGACCTCGTCGAGCAGCGCCCGGTTGTCGTGGAAGAACCGGTGCGGGGTGTGCCAGTCGCCCTCGACGAGGGCGTGCCGGATGAACAGCTCCCGGCTCAGCACCGGATCGACCCGACCGAAGGTGACCTTGCGTCCGGCGATCAGCGGTACGCCGTACAGGGTGACCTTCTCGTAGGCCATCACCGCCGCCTGCTTCTTCTCCCAGTGCGGTTCGCTGTACGAGCGTTTCACCAGGTGGCCGGCGAGCGCCTCGACCCACTCGGGTTCGATCCTGGCGACCGTACGCGCCCACAGCCGGGACGTCTCGACCAGTTCGGCGGCCATCACCCAGCGGGGCGGCTTGCGGGCCAGCGCCGAGCCAGGGAAGACCGCGAACTTGGCTCCCCGGGCGCCCAGGTACTCCGGCTTGGCCGGATCCTTCACCCCGACGTGCGACAGCAGACCGGCCAGCAGCGACTGGTGTACGGCGGTCGGCGCGGCCGGCTCACCGCCCCGGTCGACCGGTACGTTCATCGACCGCAGCACCTGCCGGATCTGGCTGTTGATGTCCTGCCACTCGCGGACCCGCAGATAGTTGAGGAACTCGGCGCGGCACATCCGCCGGAACGCGCTGCCGGAGCGTTCCCGCTGCTGCTCCCGCAGGTAGCGCCACAGGTTCAGCAGCGCGACGAA
Proteins encoded:
- a CDS encoding acyltransferase, producing MPATPPSPGRLPSLTGLRFAAALLVFGVHAYSFIPLADPPADRVAGILFNGGDLGVSFFFVLSGFVLTWSVRPGYRPGRFWWGRLARVYPAHLVALVPAVVGLMLTARLPDIWPRLLAFSAPLVQAWHPSDVYYLGINPVTWSLSCEMAFYLAFPLLYAGLRRLGTTALRVAAVALPAAVWLMPVVADLLIAAEHRRWFVYIFPPVRMLEFLLGIVLALLVRRGAWRGPGLRVATALWVVNYLAVEWLPAQARDTAATIVTIGLLVPAAALADLHGRRSWWRHRVAVHLGEVSYAFFLLHLVVIVTVMHLVGRDREWATGQAVGLTLAFLVGSYLLAVPLHRWVELPAMRRLRPTPPATPPGPPEPPTRDRRQTGPDPRRDALTG
- a CDS encoding EAL domain-containing protein, coding for MSSSLPALVFVAFGVVAAVLYAAFDTPMIAGPAFTVAGVGGALAVTLGPRWHRAQPRWAWWLLAVACVCFLTGALARPWAVEQDGPYALAADAATVPGYLFMLLGLAGLLRTRGRLPSHAVIDGLIVFIGAALCSVLLLAVPAGSITDRPALVSALAALYPIFDVILILLLVSLAFTTAVRRPSYLLLVASMSLLVVGDVLYAIIGVSGQLTGSRLLDLPFMLGFLLIGAAALHPSVVDLGQAARLPVQAWSWQRLLLIGPALAAPFVLTVFVSGRSTADRLVLGVGGAAMVVLLMMRAVSAVQGYAAAQRRYEHRATHDPLTGLPNRLMLAAEVRRLLTAGRRPADAGVWVFFLDLDGFKLVNDSWGHHAGDQLIAQVAARLRAALPAAATVARVGGDEFVVVQLGSRAQAVALADRIIDCVHEPLRIRQVEAVITASVGIAGTQLDDGGAGNDPPVTADALLRDADTAMYQAKADGRGRWVMFDASMHERVRERVEIEQALRIALGEDDLRIAFQPIVDLESGSLIGAEALLRWEHPGRGNISPAVFIPIAEDTGLIGPIGRWVLDRSVRQLAQWRADGTVTADFWMSVNVSPRQLRDPGLIRALDDALDRHRVPASVVVLEITESVMIDPTSVTGQVLADLRQRGIRIVVDDFGTGFSALGYLRKHPVTGVKVDRAFVAGLGQSAKDEEIVRAVVAMSSALHLTVVAEGVETPLQQGVLAVLGVLFGQGRLWGEPVGPAEFARRWASRPADPVDGPAVPAARQVQGRGGNS
- a CDS encoding GNAT family N-acetyltransferase, whose product is MSEPTWQLYTTAFDELRVTAVQRHVMDRVEFDQVLSDARVLKYLGRDDRSPDLLTALATFTNELDSMPLISPDYFAHRWPDLYAQRRIWYIGFFAVHPQYRGSGIFESVIADMWQRVQDSDGVAALDICRRNDQIGLGRAIHQTLGTLTEGARATRLDEQTYWLYELPPRP
- the hrpA gene encoding ATP-dependent RNA helicase HrpA; translation: MNPPSAARSASELLKLLPELTLRDERRLHRRLDGVRKVRDPQARQAALDEIATAVASAQQAVQRRRDAVPQIRYPDGLPVSERAGDIAAAIRDHQVVIVAGETGSGKTTQIPKICLELGRGVRGLIGHTQPRRLAARTVADRIADELGTTLGDVVGYKVRFTDQVGGQTLVKLMTDGILLAELQHDKMLRQYDTLIIDEAHERSLNIDFILGYLKQLLPRRPDLKVVITSATIDPQRFADHFSEPGRPPAPVVEVSGRTYPVEVRYRPLLRETVDPDDPDATPGTITLDQVDGIGAAVEELAGEGPGDILVFLSGEREIRDAADALGKLVANRPRLRDTEILPLYARLSAAEQHRIFQSHPGRRVVLATNVAETSLTVPGIKYVIDPGTARISRYSNRLKVQRLPIEPVSQASANQRKGRCGRTSDGICIRLYDEADFESRPEFTDPEILRTNLASVILQMTSIGLGDIAAFPFVEPPDRRQITDGVALLHELGAIEPPSPGLPPRLTQVGRRLAQLPVDPRLGRMVLAAESNGCVDEVAVIAAALSIQDPRERPAEHKPQADQAHARFADPESDFVALLNLWRYLREQQRERSGSAFRRMCRAEFLNYLRVREWQDINSQIRQVLRSMNVPVDRGGEPAAPTAVHQSLLAGLLSHVGVKDPAKPEYLGARGAKFAVFPGSALARKPPRWVMAAELVETSRLWARTVARIEPEWVEALAGHLVKRSYSEPHWEKKQAAVMAYEKVTLYGVPLIAGRKVTFGRVDPVLSRELFIRHALVEGDWHTPHRFFHDNRALLDEVGELEERVRRRDIVVDDETLFEFYDQRLPAEVVSGRHFDSWWKKTRRDRPDLLTFDRDMLVNQGKGRIDPADFPDEWHSDGIALPLTYRFEPGTGTDGVTVDVPLAMLNQVSDDSFGWHVPGLREELVVALIRSLPKQLRRNFVPVPDFARAVLAAITPGSEPLLDALGRELRRLTGVMVPHDAWDLTKVPQHLRVTFRVVDENDKPLAEGKDLAALRRELTTEVRKVVAAAAPDVERRGLRDWSIGALPRSVEQDRVGYRVTAYPGLVDEGASVAVRVFDSAAVRDRSMWAGTRRLLLLTLPSPAKFVSGRLSNQDKLALSRNPYRNVVELLDDCAGAAVDLLMTQAGGPAWDADGFTALREQVRAGLVDVTVEIVSRVRQVLAAAYAVQQRLGRTTDLALVAALSDVREQLAALVYPGFVTATGYARLADLPRYLTAIERRLEKLPQNPRRDRDQQARIDTVRREYQQMLDGLPPARHNTEAARRIRWMIEELRVNVFAQALGTPYPVSEQRIYRAMDEAEQAE